From Sphingobium sp. B2D3C:
CTTTGAGACGATTTTCGCCGATGCGGTGGCGCAGATGCAGGCGCGCATGCCTGATTTTGAGGCGCGTGACAGCGATCCCGCGACCAAACTGCTGCAAGTCACCGCCTATCTCGCCCAGCTTCTGCGCCAGCGTGTCAACGATGCCGCCCGCGCCGTCATGCCTGCCTATGCCACCGGCGCGGATCTCGACAACATCGCAGCCCTGTTCGGCATCGCCCGCCTCACGCTCACGCCCGCCAATACCGAGCTGGGCATCCCGGCGGTCATGGAGAGCGATGTCGATTTCCGCCGGCGCATGGTGCTGGCGCCCGAGGGTTACTCCGTCGCCGGGCCGGAAGGGGCCTATATCTTCCATGCGCTGAGCGCCGATCCGCTGGTGCTCGATGCCAGCGCCGCCAGCCCGGAGCCGGATGACATTCGCGCGCTCGTGCTCTCGGTGCTTGCGGATCACGATGCCAATCCGGCGCTGATCGATGCCATGACGCAGGCGCTCGATGGCGCCACATGGCCGGGCGAAGTCGTCGTTTCCGTGCTCTCACGCGCAGAGACTGGCGAGGCTTCCCCAGCGCTGAT
This genomic window contains:
- a CDS encoding baseplate J/gp47 family protein; translation: MADATFTAVDLSRLPAPDVIEKLNFETIFADAVAQMQARMPDFEARDSDPATKLLQVTAYLAQLLRQRVNDAARAVMPAYATGADLDNIAALFGIARLTLTPANTELGIPAVMESDVDFRRRMVLAPEGYSVAGPEGAYIFHALSADPLVLDASAASPEPDDIRALVLSVLADHDANPALIDAMTQALDGATWPGEVVVSVLSRAETGEASPALIATVEAHLSDETIRPLTDHVIAQSAEIVGFEVDATLTTFSGPDGAVVLDAARASLDRYVEESHRIGRDITISGLHAALHVEGVQNVVLAQPTADLIISRTQAPFCTGISLTYAGTGE